In the Candidatus Latescibacter sp. genome, AGAAATGATCATGCGCACATTCCTGGAAGCATTTATCACGTTCATCAGCGCTCAGAAGAACTATTCCATCCATACGGTCGATGCCTACCGGCGCGACCTGTATCAATACCTCGGGTATCTGGGCATGAAAACCGGCTCCGATGAAGCCGGGATCGAGTATTTTACCCGTAACGGCATCCGGGAATACCTGTACGTTCTCTCCACCATGGGGTTGACGAAAAAGAGCATCGCCCGAAAACTTGCTTCTCTCAAATCGTTCGGCAAATACCTTGCGGCTGAAGGAATCATCGAAAAGAATCCTGCCGCAGAGGTAAGAACCCCACGCCTGGAAAAGAAGGAGCCGGTTTTTCTGAGCCTGAGGGAAGCGGAGCTTTCCATGGAAAAACCAGAGGGGGAAACCCTGGCCGGCAGCCGTAACCGGGCTATTCTCGAGCTTTTCTACGGGTGCGGGATACGGCTTTCCGAGCTTCACGGGCTCGATACGGGGAATGTGGACTTCCATGAGGGCAGCATCCGGGTTCTCGGCAAGGGAAAGAAGGAACGCATTGTCCCCCTGGGCCGTAAGGCGGCGCTGGCGCTGAAAAGCTATCTCCCCTATCGGAACGACCATCTGGTGAAAAAAGGGTGTTCCGGCGAAAAGGCCTTTTTCATAAGCATACGCGGCGGCAGGCTGGGACGGCGCCGGATCGAATTCGTGGTTTCACGCTATCTCCGTATGGTTTCGGAAAAAGAGCATCTGAGTCCCCATGTCCTGCGGCATACGTTTGCCACCCATATGCTCGATAACGGAGCCGACCTGCGCGCTGTGCAGGAATTGCTCGGGCACTCGTCCCTTTCAACCACCCAGATCTATACCCATGTCACCATGGACCGGCTCACTCAGGCGTACCGTCAGGCTCACCCGCGGGCTTAATCGACCCGATGTAAAGACATGACGATATATTTTATTTCGTTTCTTATCAAAATAGATGCCGAAACAAGTTCGGCATGACACGTGTCATCCTGAACTTGTTTCAGGATCTAAACACTCAAAACATACGCAATTATTTATATTGTCATGTATAGACAGGATCCGGCATATGAGGTGCGAACACCATGAAGAATGAGAGAATATACGGGACAACGATAATCGGTGTCAGGCGGGACGGCAAGGTGGCTTTGGGCGGCGACGGCCAGGTAACCTACGGCGAGACAGTGATCAAGAGTTCGGCGGTCAAAGTCCGTCGCCTTTATAACGATACCATTATCGCGGGCTTCGCAGGCGCCACAGCCGATGCCTTTGCCCTGTTCGAGAAATTTGAGGCCAAACTGGAGGAGTTTTCCGGCAACATGCCACGCGCCGTGGTGGAGCTTGCCAAAGACTGGCGCACGGACAAGATTCTTCGCCAGCTCGAGGCCATGCTGGTCATTATGGACAAGCAGCATTCGTATATCGTTTCCGGCGAAGGAGATGTACTCGAGCCTGATGACGGCATCGTCGCCATCGGATCCGGGGCGGCCTATGCGCTTGCGGCAGCGCGGGCCTATCTTGACGGGACCAGGTTTTCCGCCGCCAAGATAGTGGAGAAATCCCTTCTCATTGCCGCATCCATCTGCGTTTACACCAACGATAAGATAAGTGTTATGGAGTTGTGACCATGCCTGAG is a window encoding:
- the hslV gene encoding ATP-dependent protease subunit HslV; amino-acid sequence: MKNERIYGTTIIGVRRDGKVALGGDGQVTYGETVIKSSAVKVRRLYNDTIIAGFAGATADAFALFEKFEAKLEEFSGNMPRAVVELAKDWRTDKILRQLEAMLVIMDKQHSYIVSGEGDVLEPDDGIVAIGSGAAYALAAARAYLDGTRFSAAKIVEKSLLIAASICVYTNDKISVMEL
- a CDS encoding tyrosine recombinase, whose translation is MRTFLEAFITFISAQKNYSIHTVDAYRRDLYQYLGYLGMKTGSDEAGIEYFTRNGIREYLYVLSTMGLTKKSIARKLASLKSFGKYLAAEGIIEKNPAAEVRTPRLEKKEPVFLSLREAELSMEKPEGETLAGSRNRAILELFYGCGIRLSELHGLDTGNVDFHEGSIRVLGKGKKERIVPLGRKAALALKSYLPYRNDHLVKKGCSGEKAFFISIRGGRLGRRRIEFVVSRYLRMVSEKEHLSPHVLRHTFATHMLDNGADLRAVQELLGHSSLSTTQIYTHVTMDRLTQAYRQAHPRA